A window of the Tunturibacter empetritectus genome harbors these coding sequences:
- a CDS encoding DUF2237 family protein translates to MPTVEPIKNRGKNVLGQPLDLCGCEPMTGFYRTGCCETGPDDHGVHTICCVVDALFLEASKALGNDLSTPMPQFGFEGLKPGDRWCVCAARWLQVQQAGAACPIILEATHENTLKIVPFELLIQYAVIPSQLH, encoded by the coding sequence ATGCCCACCGTAGAACCCATCAAAAATCGCGGCAAAAACGTCCTCGGCCAACCCCTCGACCTCTGCGGCTGCGAGCCCATGACCGGCTTCTACCGCACCGGCTGTTGCGAGACCGGCCCTGACGACCACGGCGTCCACACCATCTGCTGCGTCGTCGACGCACTCTTCCTCGAAGCCTCCAAGGCCCTTGGCAACGACCTCAGCACGCCCATGCCGCAGTTTGGCTTTGAGGGCCTGAAACCCGGCGACCGCTGGTGCGTCTGTGCCGCTCGCTGGCTGCAAGTCCAGCAAGCCGGAGCAGCCTGCCCCATCATCCTCGAAGCCACCCACGAGAACACCCTGAAGATCGTCCCCTTCGAACTCCTCATCCAATACGCCGTCATCCCCAGCCAACTCCACTAG
- a CDS encoding MarR family winged helix-turn-helix transcriptional regulator yields the protein MISRAKASEMLDLFSSVKRAKGWAETQMYAPWELGPTQVRLLEYLAEHNGVSQSQLAKATDTDKALTGRALQTLIDRGWLLRERSSEDARAYVLSLAPAGRKLVKELGKMRNQVIERLARTLDSRDVDDFRRIAGKLLAPVQ from the coding sequence ATGATCAGTCGCGCCAAGGCATCCGAGATGCTCGACCTCTTTTCGTCCGTCAAGCGAGCAAAAGGCTGGGCCGAGACGCAGATGTATGCGCCCTGGGAACTGGGCCCTACCCAGGTTCGCCTGCTTGAATATCTCGCCGAACACAATGGAGTGTCACAATCGCAGCTCGCGAAGGCGACTGACACGGACAAAGCGTTGACGGGCAGGGCGCTGCAAACACTGATCGATCGAGGTTGGCTCCTTAGAGAACGCAGTAGCGAAGACGCACGAGCGTATGTCCTCTCCCTCGCTCCGGCTGGCCGCAAGCTGGTGAAGGAGTTAGGGAAGATGCGTAATCAGGTCATCGAGCGTCTCGCCCGCACGCTCGATAGTCGAGACGTCGACGACTTCCGCCGTATTGCAGGAAAGCTGCTCGCGCCGGTTCAGTAG
- a CDS encoding oxidoreductase, protein MQTWTAADIASQTGKLVIVTGAMGGLGFETALELARAGAEVILAGRNKEKGSVATQRIRQQVASAKVHFEDADLGSLESIKAFASRMLNQGRPIDILINNAGVMAPPKRGSTIDGFELQFGTNHLGHFALTGRLLLLMLRCDQPRVVTVSSLMHRMGGDIHFDDLQWTSRYKPNAAYAQSKLANLLFTFELQRRSNANGWGLISNAAHPGAATTDLISNGAGMDKPLNMKFVSLIGHSAAAGALPTLYAATSPDAKPMSYYGPKGLFELKGAVGPAIVSGKAKDPATATRLWDVSEELTDVRWPDTRSNSALKNIAAQ, encoded by the coding sequence ATGCAAACATGGACGGCGGCGGACATTGCATCACAGACCGGCAAATTAGTTATCGTGACTGGAGCGATGGGGGGATTGGGATTCGAGACCGCGTTGGAACTTGCGCGGGCGGGCGCAGAGGTCATCCTTGCAGGTCGCAACAAGGAGAAGGGCAGCGTTGCGACACAACGTATACGGCAGCAGGTAGCCTCGGCAAAGGTGCATTTTGAAGATGCAGACCTGGGCAGTCTCGAATCGATCAAGGCGTTTGCAAGCCGGATGCTCAATCAGGGCCGACCCATAGATATTCTGATCAATAACGCTGGAGTGATGGCGCCCCCAAAGCGGGGGTCCACCATCGATGGATTTGAGTTGCAGTTTGGCACCAATCACCTGGGCCACTTCGCTCTCACTGGACGCCTGCTGCTGCTGATGCTCCGTTGCGATCAACCCCGCGTCGTCACAGTAAGCAGCCTCATGCACCGGATGGGCGGTGACATCCATTTCGACGACCTGCAGTGGACGAGCCGGTACAAGCCAAATGCGGCTTATGCGCAATCGAAGCTGGCCAATCTTCTATTCACCTTCGAACTGCAGCGGCGAAGTAACGCGAATGGGTGGGGTTTAATCTCCAACGCAGCACATCCCGGCGCGGCGACCACCGACCTCATTTCAAATGGCGCCGGAATGGACAAGCCGCTCAACATGAAATTTGTGTCTTTGATAGGTCACTCCGCCGCTGCGGGCGCACTGCCAACCCTTTATGCGGCAACCTCACCCGACGCGAAACCGATGAGCTATTACGGCCCGAAAGGACTGTTCGAGCTCAAGGGAGCAGTCGGGCCAGCGATTGTCTCCGGCAAAGCGAAGGATCCTGCCACTGCCACACGACTTTGGGATGTCTCAGAAGAATTGACCGATGTCCGATGGCCGGATACAAGAAGTAATTCTGCTCTCAAGAATATCGCGGCCCAGTAA
- a CDS encoding DUF2911 domain-containing protein, which translates to MHLRSLALAACCTLMTTATTLQITAQDAKPLASPAATAEASLNGKQLTIKYNSPRLKGRTIGTTIVPYGQVWRTGANPATTFITATNLKIGTLDVPAGTYTLYTLPSASQWLLIVNKQTGQWGTEYSEAQDLGRTPMTSKTLPASQENMSISFEHTKGATTELHVKWATTDEYVTVKAQ; encoded by the coding sequence ATGCACCTCCGCTCCCTAGCCTTAGCCGCCTGTTGCACTCTCATGACCACCGCAACCACGCTCCAGATCACCGCTCAAGATGCCAAGCCCCTCGCCAGCCCAGCCGCCACCGCCGAGGCCAGCCTCAACGGCAAGCAACTCACCATCAAGTACAACTCCCCCCGCCTCAAAGGCCGCACCATCGGCACCACCATCGTCCCCTACGGTCAGGTCTGGCGCACCGGAGCCAACCCCGCCACCACCTTCATCACCGCGACAAACCTGAAGATCGGCACCCTCGACGTCCCGGCCGGCACCTACACCCTCTACACCCTGCCCAGCGCCAGCCAGTGGCTCCTCATCGTCAACAAGCAGACCGGCCAGTGGGGCACCGAATACTCCGAAGCCCAGGACCTCGGCCGCACCCCCATGACGAGCAAAACCCTTCCAGCATCGCAGGAGAACATGTCCATCTCCTTCGAACACACCAAAGGAGCCACCACGGAACTCCACGTCAAATGGGCCACCACCGACGAATATGTAACTGTTAAAGCCCAGTAA
- the gcvPB gene encoding aminomethyl-transferring glycine dehydrogenase subunit GcvPB — protein sequence MAVEKFVGTPKKATTHTNQNEDLMFEKSSPGKKAYRLAELDVPAVDSVALLGDSVRTDLGVMPELSEIEIIRHFTRLSTWNYAIDLGMYPLGSCTMKYNPRVNEAVARLEGIAEAHPYQPESLSQGCLGIMKTLSDALIEITGMDTITLQPAAGAHGEFTGILLVRAYHESKGNPRKKILIPDSAHGTNPATAAVCGYEVANLKSNAQGMVDVAELERMVDEDTAALMLTNPSTIGVFESDIHKIADILHAKGALLYMDGANMNALVGKTRPGDFGVDVMHLNLHKTFSTPHGGGGPGSGPVACKKILEPFLPTPIVVTKADGKLGLEYNRPQSVGRVRMFYGNFGMFVRALAYILANGPDGLRQTTEDAVLNANYIRAKLEGTFELPYKTRSLHEVVFSDKLQAKNGVKTGDMGKRLIDYGFHAYTVSFPLVVNGAMMIEPTESESREELDLLIDALKQIAREAEENPELVQTAPHTTRLQRLDETTAARKPILRWKAPVAAEPVLVDTAAKEW from the coding sequence ATGGCAGTTGAAAAGTTTGTAGGTACGCCGAAGAAGGCTACGACGCACACGAATCAGAATGAAGATCTGATGTTCGAGAAGTCTTCGCCGGGGAAGAAGGCTTATCGGCTGGCGGAGCTGGATGTGCCGGCGGTGGATTCGGTGGCGCTGCTCGGGGATTCCGTGCGGACGGATCTCGGCGTGATGCCGGAGTTGAGCGAGATCGAGATCATTCGGCACTTCACACGGCTTTCGACGTGGAACTATGCGATCGATCTGGGGATGTATCCGCTGGGAAGCTGCACGATGAAGTACAACCCGCGCGTGAATGAGGCCGTGGCGCGGCTGGAGGGGATTGCGGAGGCGCATCCCTATCAGCCGGAGTCGCTGTCGCAGGGCTGCCTGGGGATTATGAAGACGCTGTCCGATGCGCTGATTGAGATTACCGGCATGGACACGATTACGCTGCAGCCGGCGGCTGGCGCACATGGTGAGTTTACGGGCATCCTGCTGGTGCGGGCATATCACGAGTCGAAGGGAAATCCGCGGAAGAAGATTCTGATTCCAGACTCGGCGCATGGGACAAATCCGGCTACTGCTGCCGTATGCGGATACGAGGTTGCCAATCTGAAGTCGAATGCTCAAGGCATGGTGGATGTGGCTGAGTTGGAGCGGATGGTCGATGAAGATACCGCTGCGCTGATGCTGACGAATCCTTCGACGATTGGTGTGTTCGAGAGCGACATTCATAAGATTGCGGACATTCTGCATGCGAAGGGCGCGCTGCTGTATATGGACGGCGCGAATATGAACGCGCTGGTGGGCAAGACGCGGCCGGGAGATTTTGGCGTCGATGTGATGCATCTGAATCTGCACAAGACGTTTTCTACGCCGCATGGTGGCGGTGGTCCGGGGTCGGGGCCGGTCGCTTGCAAAAAGATTCTGGAGCCGTTTCTGCCTACGCCGATTGTGGTGACGAAGGCTGATGGAAAGCTGGGGCTGGAGTACAACCGGCCGCAGAGTGTGGGGCGCGTGCGGATGTTCTACGGCAACTTCGGGATGTTTGTGCGGGCGCTGGCGTACATTCTGGCCAATGGGCCGGATGGGCTGCGGCAGACGACTGAGGATGCCGTGCTGAATGCGAACTACATTCGTGCGAAGCTGGAGGGCACGTTTGAGCTGCCGTACAAAACGCGGTCGCTGCATGAGGTTGTGTTCTCGGACAAGCTGCAGGCGAAGAACGGCGTGAAGACGGGCGATATGGGCAAGCGCCTGATCGACTACGGCTTCCATGCGTATACGGTTTCGTTCCCGCTGGTGGTCAACGGCGCGATGATGATTGAGCCGACCGAGAGCGAGAGCCGCGAGGAGCTGGATCTGCTGATCGATGCGCTGAAGCAGATTGCGCGGGAGGCGGAAGAGAATCCTGAGCTGGTGCAGACGGCGCCGCATACGACGCGGCTGCAGCGGCTGGATGAGACGACGGCGGCGAGGAAGCCGATTCTGCGCTGGAAGGCTCCTGTGGCTGCGGAGCCGGTGCTGGTCGATACGGCCGCGAAGGAGTGGTAG
- the gcvPA gene encoding aminomethyl-transferring glycine dehydrogenase subunit GcvPA yields the protein MRYLPKSPVDREEMLAEIGVASIDDLFSTIPAEFQLKRDLKIPRQHGESEILDRFREFAENNAVGYSSFLGAGVYRHYRPVIIDSLVQRGEFLTSYTPYQPEISQGTLQAMFEFQTMICELTGMEIANASMYDGSTGAAEAIMMAVRVTGRDGAVIARTVHPEYREVIATYAQHQEIPTVEVGYSANGRVDLAALDAAITKDTACVLIQSPNFFGTIEDVEAIAEVAHAKGALLIVSIAEAVSLGIVRPPAEADIVSLEAQSYGVAVGYGGPYCGVIACKEKFLRQMPGRLIGETKDKDGKRGFVLTLSTREQHIRREKATSNICTNQALVAMMTTIFLSVYGKQGMKELAEQNLAKAAYLKGVLNGSSSTGAKVLFDGAPRFHEFVLELPKSAEATNAALLGDKIIGGLPLAKWYPELGPNASLWCATELTTRKQMDAVAAALAGKKA from the coding sequence ATGCGTTATCTACCGAAGTCCCCCGTGGATCGCGAGGAGATGCTTGCCGAGATTGGCGTGGCGTCGATCGACGATCTGTTTTCTACGATTCCAGCCGAGTTTCAACTGAAGCGCGATCTGAAGATTCCACGACAGCATGGGGAGTCGGAGATTCTGGATCGCTTTCGCGAGTTTGCGGAGAATAATGCGGTTGGTTATTCGAGCTTTCTGGGCGCGGGAGTTTATCGGCACTATCGGCCGGTGATTATCGACTCGCTGGTGCAGCGTGGTGAGTTTCTGACCAGCTATACGCCGTATCAGCCGGAGATCTCGCAGGGCACGCTGCAGGCGATGTTCGAGTTCCAGACGATGATCTGCGAGCTGACGGGGATGGAGATTGCGAACGCGTCGATGTATGACGGTTCGACCGGCGCTGCTGAGGCGATCATGATGGCGGTGCGCGTGACGGGGCGTGATGGCGCGGTGATTGCGCGGACGGTGCATCCGGAGTATCGCGAGGTGATTGCGACGTATGCGCAGCACCAGGAGATTCCGACGGTCGAGGTTGGATACTCGGCGAATGGGCGGGTTGATCTGGCGGCGCTCGATGCGGCGATCACGAAGGATACGGCTTGCGTGTTGATTCAGTCGCCGAACTTCTTTGGCACGATTGAGGATGTTGAGGCGATCGCCGAGGTTGCTCATGCGAAGGGCGCGCTGCTGATTGTTTCGATCGCGGAGGCGGTGTCGCTGGGGATCGTGCGGCCGCCGGCTGAGGCAGATATTGTTTCGTTGGAGGCGCAGTCGTATGGCGTGGCTGTGGGTTACGGCGGCCCTTACTGTGGCGTGATTGCGTGCAAAGAGAAGTTTTTGCGGCAGATGCCAGGCAGGCTGATCGGCGAGACGAAGGACAAGGATGGCAAGCGCGGATTTGTACTGACGCTGTCGACGCGTGAACAGCATATTCGGCGGGAGAAGGCGACTTCGAACATCTGCACCAATCAGGCTTTGGTTGCGATGATGACGACGATCTTCCTGAGTGTGTACGGCAAGCAAGGGATGAAGGAGTTGGCGGAGCAGAATCTTGCGAAGGCGGCTTATCTTAAGGGCGTGCTGAATGGCTCTTCCTCGACGGGCGCGAAGGTTTTGTTTGATGGAGCGCCGCGGTTTCATGAGTTTGTGCTGGAGCTGCCGAAGAGTGCCGAGGCGACGAACGCTGCTCTGCTTGGCGATAAAATCATCGGTGGGTTGCCACTGGCGAAGTGGTATCCGGAGCTCGGGCCGAATGCGAGCCTATGGTGCGCGACAGAGCTGACGACGCGGAAGCAAATGGATGCTGTCGCGGCGGCGCTTGCAGGCAAGAAGGCTTAG
- the gcvH gene encoding glycine cleavage system protein GcvH yields the protein MAYPADYRYTKEHEWIKLDGNIGTVGITDYAQNSLGDIVFVDLPKVGDTVEASKSFGSVESVKAVSDLFAPVTGKVTAINEELKDAPEKINTDANTTWLLKVELADAKQVDGLLSAADYEKFTSEETGH from the coding sequence ATGGCTTACCCTGCGGATTACCGCTACACGAAGGAACATGAGTGGATCAAGCTCGACGGCAATATTGGAACCGTCGGCATCACGGACTATGCGCAGAACTCTCTGGGCGACATTGTGTTTGTCGATCTGCCGAAGGTGGGCGATACGGTTGAGGCTTCGAAGAGCTTCGGTTCGGTGGAGTCGGTGAAGGCGGTGTCGGATCTGTTTGCACCGGTGACGGGCAAGGTGACGGCGATCAACGAAGAGTTGAAGGATGCGCCGGAGAAGATCAACACGGATGCGAATACGACCTGGCTGCTGAAGGTTGAGCTTGCGGACGCGAAGCAGGTCGATGGACTCTTGAGCGCCGCCGACTACGAGAAATTTACCAGCGAAGAGACCGGACACTAA
- the gcvT gene encoding glycine cleavage system aminomethyltransferase GcvT, which translates to MSELQIPLRKTALNAVHRAAKSKMVDFGGWDMPVDCCGLIAEHMAVRTAVGVFDVSHMGDIQLRGPGSLAAVQQLCMNDASKLAVGQAHYSAMLYPNGTFVDDVIVHKLSDNDYLIVINAGTREKDVEWVRKTIGHMPGVHVNDFSDYYTQLAIQGPRAAETLQKLTSTDLSTIKNYWFTWGQVCGLHNVMIARTGYTGEDGFEIYIPSDEPTSARVWGEVLAAGAEFGILACGLGARNTLRLEAGMALYGHEISDTINVLEAGLGRYAKLDKPEFVGREALLKVQAEGGPGRKLVGLEMTERGIGRDGYTVFSVEGKRLGEITSGSPSPFLKKNIAMAYVPVDYAVIDTEVAVEIRGQMVKAKFVPLPFYKRAKKSA; encoded by the coding sequence TTGTCAGAACTGCAAATACCACTTCGTAAGACGGCATTGAACGCGGTGCACCGGGCGGCTAAGTCCAAGATGGTCGACTTCGGCGGATGGGATATGCCGGTGGATTGCTGCGGTTTGATTGCTGAACATATGGCGGTGCGGACGGCGGTGGGCGTGTTCGACGTGTCGCACATGGGAGACATTCAGCTGCGCGGGCCGGGATCGCTGGCGGCGGTGCAGCAGCTTTGCATGAACGATGCTTCGAAGCTGGCGGTGGGACAGGCGCACTATTCGGCGATGCTGTATCCGAATGGCACATTTGTGGATGACGTCATTGTGCATAAGCTTTCCGACAACGACTACCTGATCGTGATCAATGCCGGCACGCGTGAGAAGGATGTCGAGTGGGTGCGGAAGACGATCGGGCATATGCCGGGCGTGCATGTGAACGACTTCAGCGACTACTACACGCAGCTTGCGATCCAGGGGCCGAGAGCCGCGGAGACGCTGCAGAAGCTGACCTCGACGGATTTGAGCACGATCAAGAACTACTGGTTTACGTGGGGGCAGGTGTGTGGTCTGCATAACGTGATGATCGCGCGGACGGGTTATACCGGCGAGGATGGGTTTGAGATTTACATTCCGTCGGATGAGCCGACGAGCGCACGGGTGTGGGGCGAGGTGCTGGCAGCAGGCGCTGAGTTCGGGATTCTGGCGTGTGGGCTGGGCGCGCGAAACACGCTGCGACTCGAGGCGGGGATGGCGCTGTATGGACACGAGATCTCGGACACGATCAACGTGCTGGAGGCGGGGCTGGGGCGTTATGCGAAGCTCGACAAGCCGGAGTTTGTAGGGCGCGAGGCTTTGCTGAAGGTTCAGGCTGAGGGTGGGCCGGGTCGCAAACTGGTGGGGCTGGAGATGACGGAGCGCGGTATCGGCCGTGATGGATATACGGTGTTTTCGGTTGAAGGAAAGCGGCTCGGCGAGATTACCAGCGGTTCGCCATCGCCGTTTTTGAAGAAGAATATTGCGATGGCTTATGTGCCTGTAGACTACGCCGTGATTGACACCGAGGTTGCCGTGGAGATTCGCGGCCAGATGGTGAAGGCGAAGTTTGTGCCGCTTCCTTTCTATAAACGGGCGAAGAAATCCGCATAG